One segment of Clostridium ljungdahlii DSM 13528 DNA contains the following:
- a CDS encoding acyl-CoA thioester hydrolase/BAAT C-terminal domain-containing protein, whose translation MIEGRGEAMNNDNCTIKITPEVSRVDEPVDIKINGLPKNEKVIIRAVSSDYYCINASILEIGDNTLWESYAVFETDECGNINFENAVPVDGTYSNCDKMGLFYSMRPKQIRKSKLIQKLSSINENRKYKITFTVEKNGKIIGSKEHTRVYCDDTIKSIDVVEKNLLARYFTSKDNIKHPAIIVLSGSDGRIEKAQAIAELFAMRGYSALAVCYFGLEGTPEDLNMIPLEYVENAVKWLKRQDTVDENKIAIYGRSKGGELVLLAASMFKDIACVIANTPSCYVYEGIKSNKLPSHHSSWMYRGREIPYLKFNFHIILRLIIKMMKKEKGALAWMYKKLIEEGDRDKATIALDKINGSVLMISSAADEIWPSKMHSETVCSIFEKSHFKHEYKHITFAKSGHILTVPFQSIYPSEKYPYDVESWAKANMDSWNETIKFLEKWASK comes from the coding sequence TTGATAGAAGGTAGAGGAGAAGCTATGAATAATGATAATTGTACAATAAAAATAACACCAGAAGTATCAAGAGTAGATGAGCCAGTTGATATAAAAATAAATGGTCTTCCCAAAAATGAAAAAGTTATAATTCGTGCTGTAAGCAGCGATTACTATTGTATTAATGCTTCTATACTTGAAATAGGAGATAACACGTTGTGGGAGTCTTATGCAGTTTTTGAAACAGATGAATGTGGAAATATTAACTTTGAAAATGCAGTGCCAGTTGATGGAACTTATAGTAATTGTGATAAAATGGGATTATTTTATTCTATGAGGCCAAAGCAGATCCGTAAGAGCAAGTTAATACAAAAGTTAAGTAGTATAAATGAAAATAGAAAGTACAAAATTACATTTACAGTAGAGAAGAACGGAAAAATAATTGGATCAAAGGAACATACAAGGGTTTACTGTGATGACACAATTAAAAGTATTGATGTAGTAGAAAAAAATCTCTTAGCAAGATATTTTACTTCTAAAGATAATATAAAACACCCTGCAATAATTGTTTTAAGTGGAAGTGATGGCAGAATTGAAAAAGCACAGGCAATTGCTGAACTATTTGCCATGAGAGGATATTCTGCATTAGCGGTTTGTTATTTTGGACTTGAAGGAACACCAGAGGATCTTAACATGATACCTCTTGAGTACGTTGAAAATGCAGTAAAGTGGCTAAAGAGGCAGGATACTGTTGACGAAAACAAGATAGCTATATATGGAAGATCTAAGGGTGGTGAACTGGTGCTCCTTGCAGCATCTATGTTTAAAGATATCGCCTGTGTTATTGCAAATACTCCAAGCTGTTACGTATATGAAGGAATTAAAAGTAATAAACTTCCATCCCATCATTCTTCATGGATGTATAGAGGTCGCGAAATACCTTATTTAAAATTTAATTTTCATATTATACTGAGATTGATAATAAAAATGATGAAAAAAGAAAAAGGAGCACTGGCATGGATGTATAAAAAACTAATTGAAGAAGGCGATAGGGACAAGGCTACTATTGCATTAGATAAGATAAATGGATCTGTTTTAATGATATCATCAGCAGCAGATGAAATATGGCCTTCAAAAATGCATTCAGAAACAGTTTGCAGTATATTTGAAAAATCACATTTTAAACATGAATATAAGCACATTACCTTTGCAAAGTCAGGTCATATATTGACAGTGCCTTTTCAGTCAATATATCCATCAGAGAAATATCCATACGATGTAGAAAGTTGGGCAAAGGCAAATATGGACTCGTGGAATGAGACAATTAAATTTTTAGAGAAGTGGGCAAGTAAATAA